A single Drosophila miranda strain MSH22 chromosome XR, D.miranda_PacBio2.1, whole genome shotgun sequence DNA region contains:
- the LOC108152306 gene encoding mpv17-like protein 2, whose product MWHIVSTAPMRNAVSRLLIHQKHPATVLATSLPRNYGRGRIWNNFLAKMFGKYLAVTNIVGSGLLLVAGDAVTQQYERAIHKRLFDFHRSGCMFLTGLAVGPVQHAFYSHLDVYLPDSKRITAVKKIFFDQMFMSPTYIFLFFYVSSLLEGKTIKESNAEIREKFLYTWMIDCLIWPAVQYLNFRFLNPRHRVVFINVTNCMYIVLLSYIKHDWALHNQNPEIKEKSD is encoded by the coding sequence ATGTGGCACATTGTTTCCACTGCTCCGATGCGAAACGCCGTTTCACGTTTGCTCATCCATCAAAAGCATCCAGCCACAGTATTGGCAACAAGCCTCCCCCGAAATTATGGCCGGGGGCGAATTTGGAACAATTTTTTGGCGAAAATGTTTGGCAAATATTTGGCCGTTACGAATATTGTGGGGTCCGGACTTCTGCTGGTGGCCGGCGACGCAGTCACACAACAATATGAAAGAGCCATTCATAAGAGATTGTTCGACTTTCACCGTTCGGGATGCATGTTCCTAACGGGTTTGGCTGTTGGCCCAGTGCAGCATGCATTCTACAGTCACCTAGATGTATACCTGCCGGATTCGAAACGTATTACTGCAGTGAAGAAGATCTTTTTCGATCAGATGTTCATGTCGCCAACATATATATTTCTGTTCTTCTATGTATCCAGCCTGCTGGAGGGCAAAACAATCAAGGAGTCTAATGCAGAAATTCGCGAGAAATTCCTATACACCTGGATGATCGACTGTTTGATCTGGCCAGCAGTACAGTACCTGAATTTTCGCTTTCTCAATCCCAGGCATCGTGTGGTCTTCATAAACGTGACcaactgtatgtacatagtCCTGCTCTCTTATATAAAGCACGATTGGGCCCTCCATAATCAAAATCCtgaaataaaagaaaaatcCGACTAG
- the LOC108152305 gene encoding mpv17-like protein 2: MLSIRCVRLLPWGPNPLRPLLAKQIDVPVVHQRSFTALSRIRTRVPADVIAGRACGRRMISGKTGEPLTLLLHRWTKLAWSNMFGKYLLVTNVLGSGLLMVVGDVIAQEYEYRRGLRRHDRYDTDRMLRMFVAGALQGPLHHYVYNWMDRIMPARTMTNIAKKILIDQLVMSPACILIFFYSVCYLEGQTLECTNNELIGKFPYIYLLDWMTWPAAQYLNFRYLDTKYRVTFVNICTAVYNVLISYMKHDFGIHLPLEQETQPTFVESLSQGLRAPPATAPKSEADTANDKATPKKTH, translated from the coding sequence ATGTTGTCCATCCGCTGCGTACGGCTGCTGCCTTGGGGCCCGAATCCGCTCCGGCCGCTCCTAGCCAAACAAATCGATGTGCCTGTCGTCCATCAGCGTTCCTTCACAGCCCTCTCCAGAATCCGCACACGAGTACCTGCTGATGTAATCGCTGGAAGAGCATGTGGCCGTCGAATGATCAGTGGCAAGACGGGCGAGCCCCTGACACTGCTCCTCCATCGCTGGACGAAGCTGGCGTGGAGCAACATGTTCGGCAAGTACCTGCTGGTCACAAATGTGTTGGGCTCCGGCCTGCTCATGGTCGTCGGCGATGTGATTGCCCAGGAGTACGAGTATCGCAGGGGACTGCGGCGACACGATCGCTATGATACGGATCGCATGCTCCGCATGTTTGTAGCCGGAGCACTGCAGGGACCACTCCACCACTACGTCTACAACTGGATGGATCGCATTATGCCGGCGCGTACCATGACGAACATTGCCAAGAAGATACTCATCGACCAGCTGGTCATGTCGCCCGCCTGCATTCTGATATTCTTCTACTCCGTGTGCTATCTGGAGGGTCAAACGCTCGAGTGCACCAACAATGAGCTGATTGGGAAATTCCCCTACATATATTTGCTGGACTGGATGACCTGGCCGGCGGCACAGTATCTAAACTTTCGTTACCTGGACACCAAATATCGCGTTACGTTCGTGAACATCTGCACGGCCGTCTACAATGTTCTGATTTCCTACATGAAGCATGACTTCGGTATACATTTGCCGCTGGAGCAGGAAACACAACCAACATTCGTTGAATCACTCAGCCAGGGATTAAGAGCGCCCCCGGCAACAGCACCAAAATCGGAAGCAGACACAGCAAACGACAAAGCCACACCGAAGAAAACGCACTAA
- the LOC108152302 gene encoding integrator complex subunit 10: MAKNEENELYMVKQAQSLRKEDPFAAKAWIITAKTLYPAAFNVQYEAYLFERDGKNYEEAAKCFSVIATNFPNQHTELWQEINALTNALRNKRENTPEQEFFVKMYKHLTPDVQHNIFMHTINHCGDDLEQCISIYILMFRKFPMSVTTHAPRLLELLAEGMTTDPDVYQRILVEDVLPMIQHKPPELPPVLACRLYTNSLEYYLRQIMESETEPTDLWKTIFKVLMLCGQMMGWEPFLPFSKQGSQNVYWEKLVDILSASPPGSSKVLFYATTLFIYSLHGYIRNCRLRIDDADVSHVLVEGFIEWAPDGDGSEDQTMEPPKFSLTTPLSPDLSNAFLHAAQCWQLLNTDQFQRDFSQLMVALPLAPWISRFLFDLAIYFGHRDEANKLMGEMTTQSSLVQSLQILSLNLMQGSMTLQGFQCILKIIGELPATNGHLLENMTLKGHRHMVFLPLTRAALVQYCTGAIISRISRQVYEPNCSDRLLGDLLVLQQLNLLNDLRLTQQIFSVIKQRKSFNLRILSTYIIGIDLIEELSHIWNSQVEDSNFELTGSPTGVSSGGPASAGAPARRIGTRGADKGARDEFKTITRQQIARCNENIITVLANFITQEQLMLAQHIFGIQPVETIEIK; the protein is encoded by the exons atGGCCAAGAACGAGGAAAACGAATTGTACATGGTTAAGCAGGCGCAGAGTCTGCGAAAAGAGGATCCCTTTGCAGCCAAAGCCTGGATAATCACGGCCAAGACGCTGTATCCCGCTGCATTCAATGTGCAGTATGAGGCGTACCTCTTTGAGCGCGATGGCAAGAACTACGAGGAGGCGGCCAAGTGTTTCAGTGTCAT AGCCACCAACTTTCCGAATCAGCATACAGAGCTGTGGCAGGAAATAAACGCCCTGACCAATGCCCTAAGGAACAAGCGCGAGAACACACCGGAGCAGGAGTTCTTTGTGAAGATGTACAAGCATTTGACGCCCGATGTGCAGCACAACATATTCATGCATACCATCAACCACTGCGGCGACGATCTGGAGCAGTGCATCAGCATCTATATATTGATGTTTAGGAAATTCCCCATGTCGGTCACAACGCACGCTCCGCGTCTCCTCGAGCTGTTGGCCGAGGGCATGACAACGGATCCGGATGTGTATCAGCGCATACTGGTCGAGGATGTGCTGCCGATGATACAGCACAAGCCCCCCGAGCTGCCTCCAGTGCTGGCCTGTAGGCTCTACACCAACTCCTTGGAGTATTATCTGCGTCAGATAATGGAGTCGGAAACGGAACCTACGGACCTCTGGAAGACTATATTCAAAGTCCTAATGCTCTGCGGCCAGATGATGGGCTGGGAACCATTCCTGCCCTTCAGTAAGCAGGGCAGCCAGAATGTATACTGGGAGAAGCTGGTGGACATCCTGTCCGCCAGTCCACCGGGCAGCTCCAAGGTGCTCTTCTATGCCACCACCCTGTTCATCTACTCGCTGCATGGCTACATACGCAACTGCCGACTGCGCATCGATGATGCGGACGTCAGTCATGTGCTAGTCGAAGGCTTTATTGAGTGGGCGCCAGATGGCGACGGCTCTGAGGATCAGACCATGGAGCCGCCCAAGTTCTCGTTGACGACGCCCCTCAGTCCGGATCTGTCGAATGCCTTTCTGCACGCGGCTCAGTGCTGGCAGCTGCTCAACACGGATCAATTTCAGCGGGACTTCAGCCAATTGATGGTGGCCCTGCCGCTGGCGCCATGGATATCGCGATTCCTCTTCGATCTAGCCATTTACTTTGGCCATCGCGACGAGGCCAACAAACTGATGGGGGAAATGACTACCCAGAGCAGTTTGGTGCAGAGCCTGCAGATCCTCAGTCTCAATCTAATGCAGGGGAGCATGACT CTCCAGGGCTTCCAGTGCATATTGAAGATTATTGGCGAGCTGCCCGCCACAAATGGCCATCTGTTGGAGAACATGACGCTCAAGGGTCATCGTCACATGGTCTTTCTGCCCCTCACTCGAGCCGCCCTCGTCCAATACTGCACGGGAGCCATCATTAGTCGCATTAGCCGCCAGGTGTACGAGCCCAACTGCTCGGATCGTCTGCTTGGTGATCTCCTGGTGCTGCAGCAGTTGAATCTTCTCAACGACTTGCGGCTCACCCAGCAGATCTTCAGCGTGATAAAGCAACGCAAGTCGTTCAATCTGCGCATCCTTTCCACCTACATCATTGGCATCGATTTGATTGAGGAACTCTCGCACATATGGAACTCCCAGGTGGAGGATTCCAATTTCGAGCTAACTGGTTCACCCACAGGGGTGTCGAGCGGTGGGCCAGCCAGTGCTGGTGCGCCGGCTCGTCGCATCGGCACTCGGGGAGCGGACAAGGGCGCCAGGGACGAGTTTAAGACCATCACCAGGCAACAGATTGCACGCTGCAATGAGAATATCATCACAGTCCTAGCGAACTTCATCACCCAGGAGCAGCTAATGCTGGCACAGCATATCTTTGGCATCCAACCCGTGGAGACCATCGAGATCAAGTAA
- the LOC108151650 gene encoding protein nutcracker, whose product MIPAGTKRCRPLEQIPKENKEPPLDIEHATPEAVPLHMLQLLDQYKGEVPKISSAELMMHLIYLLALESGFVENETYNQTRHKLKPVPAFSSFHAGNVRILSLETTHYVVEFNDTMFTIKLRTLQDKHATEEAALVVAMQSTLRAVHLGDELMVSLSPPVSSKLPGYSIALSIARYVLNIQAKGKPIFNRFRKLDNLSYLIKQHIFYPMRTQQLMQVNHQLLPSLMGMPEELYEKIFRHLSRSQLKIVAKVNSHLNYHTKRVLERFDPKFS is encoded by the exons ATGATAC CGGCTGGGACCAAGAGATGTCGGCCGCTGGAGCAGATCCCCAAGGAGAACAAAGAGCCTCCTCTCGACATCGAACATGCCACACCGGAGGCTGTGCCGCTGCATATGCTCCAACTGCTGGACCAATACAAGGGCGAAGTTCCTAAAATCTCCTCAGCCGAACTTATGATGCATCTCATCTACCTGCTGGCCCTGGAGAGCGGATTTGTGGAGAATGAGACCTACAACCAGACGCGCCACAAGCTTAAGCCGGTGCCCGCCTTCAGCAGTTTCCATGCCGGCAACGTGCGGATTCTCAGCCTCGAAACGACCCACTATGTAGTCGAATTCAACGACACCATGTTCACCATTAAACTGCGCACGCTTCAGGACAAGCATGCGACGGAAGAGGCCGCCCTGGTTGTTGCCATGCAGTCCACCCTTAGGGCCGTCCACCTCGGCGATGAGCTGATGGTTAGCCTTAGTCCCCCAGTGTCCTCCAAGCTTCCGGGCTATAGCATAGCCCTCAGCATCGCACGCTATGTCCTCAACATTCAGGCGAAAGGAAAACCGATCTTCAATCGCTTTCGCAAACTGGACAATCTCTCCTATCTGATAAAGCAGCACATCTTTTATCCGATGCGCACCCAGCAACTCATGCAGGTCAATCACCAGCTGTTGCCCTCACTCATGGGCATGCCCGAGGAGCTGTACGAGAAGATATTTCGGCATCTCAGTCGCAGTCAACTGAAGATAGTGGCAAAGGTTAATAGTCATCTGAACTACCATACCAAAAGGGTACTGGAGCGTTTCGATCCAAAATTCTCCtaa